Proteins co-encoded in one Ponticoccus alexandrii genomic window:
- a CDS encoding Hsp70 family protein codes for MARIGLDFGTSNTAAGVMAGGRPYAIPLESGAQTLPTAVFIDFADRRYVYGSAAARAMRDGQEGRFMRALKSILGTPLAREPRRLLNERVTLIEVIARFLSEIRHRAEAHTGMHFDTALSGRPVRFHSASAERHAQALEDLREAYLMAGFEAVDFLPEPEAAALAVDGAGRMLIVDIGGGTSDFTLCDRAGDRTEVLASTGLRLGGTDFDKALSLAHAMPLLGYESEIGAELGSRTHTAPRALFQDLASWEKIPFVYDAALLREVQRWVRLAPDPEPFERLAEVLESHLGHDIAYAVEAGKIEANGAPQGLIRLTEVERGLSVPLTQDALAEATQGFADQIAATALDCIAEAGVAPGTVTQCVFVGGSSLLAPVRAAMARALPEAQPVDTEVFTAVVNGLAIAAERPVETARA; via the coding sequence ATGGCACGCATCGGACTGGACTTCGGCACCTCGAACACCGCCGCTGGCGTCATGGCGGGCGGACGCCCCTACGCAATCCCGCTGGAGTCGGGCGCCCAGACGCTGCCCACCGCCGTCTTCATCGACTTCGCCGACCGCCGCTACGTCTACGGCAGCGCCGCCGCCCGGGCCATGCGCGACGGGCAAGAGGGCCGCTTCATGCGCGCGCTCAAGTCGATCCTCGGCACACCGCTGGCCCGCGAGCCGCGCCGTCTGCTGAACGAGCGCGTGACGCTGATCGAGGTGATCGCGCGCTTCCTGTCAGAGATCCGGCACAGGGCCGAGGCGCACACCGGCATGCATTTCGACACGGCGCTGTCGGGCCGCCCGGTGCGCTTCCACTCCGCCTCGGCAGAGCGGCACGCTCAGGCGCTGGAGGACCTGCGCGAGGCCTACCTGATGGCCGGGTTCGAGGCCGTAGACTTCCTGCCCGAACCCGAGGCCGCCGCGCTGGCCGTGGACGGCGCCGGCCGCATGCTGATCGTCGACATCGGCGGCGGCACCTCGGACTTCACGCTTTGCGACCGCGCGGGCGACCGGACCGAAGTGCTGGCCAGCACCGGCCTGCGGCTTGGCGGCACCGACTTCGACAAGGCGCTGTCGCTGGCCCATGCCATGCCGCTTCTGGGCTACGAATCCGAGATCGGCGCAGAACTGGGCAGCCGCACCCACACCGCGCCGCGCGCCCTGTTCCAGGACCTCGCCTCGTGGGAGAAGATCCCCTTCGTCTATGACGCCGCGCTCCTGCGCGAGGTGCAACGCTGGGTCCGTCTGGCGCCCGATCCCGAACCCTTCGAACGGCTGGCCGAAGTGCTGGAAAGCCACCTTGGCCACGACATCGCCTACGCGGTCGAGGCCGGCAAGATCGAGGCCAACGGCGCGCCACAGGGCCTGATCCGACTGACAGAGGTCGAACGCGGCCTCAGCGTCCCGCTGACGCAGGACGCGCTGGCCGAGGCCACGCAGGGCTTCGCCGACCAGATCGCGGCAACCGCGCTCGACTGCATCGCCGAGGCGGGCGTGGCCCCGGGCACCGTCACCCAATGCGTCTTCGTCGGCGGCTCCAGCCTGCTGGCGCCGGTCCGCGCCGCCATGGCCCGCGCCCTGCCAGAGGCGCAGCCCGTGGACACCGAGGTCTTCACCGCCGTCGTGAACGGCCTCGCAATTGCGGCAGAAAGACCTGTTGAGACCGCGCGCGCCTAG
- the pncA gene encoding bifunctional nicotinamidase/pyrazinamidase — translation MQALIVIDVQNDFCPGGALAVEGGDEIVQPINALMAEFDAVVLTQDWHPAGHSSFASHHEGKAPFETVEMPYGTQVLWPDHCVQGSPGAGFHMALEVDRADMIVRKGFRPGIDSYSAFFENDHQTPTGLEGYLRTRGIESLVMVGLATDFCVGFSAIDAARLGFGVTVRRDLTRAIDLDGSLAASLAAMQEAGVTLA, via the coding sequence ATGCAGGCGCTGATCGTCATCGACGTGCAGAACGACTTTTGCCCCGGCGGCGCGCTGGCGGTCGAGGGCGGCGACGAGATCGTCCAGCCGATCAACGCCCTGATGGCCGAATTCGACGCCGTCGTCCTGACGCAGGACTGGCACCCGGCGGGGCATTCCTCTTTCGCCTCGCACCACGAGGGCAAGGCGCCTTTCGAGACGGTCGAGATGCCCTATGGCACGCAGGTGCTGTGGCCCGATCACTGCGTGCAGGGCAGCCCCGGCGCCGGGTTCCACATGGCGCTGGAAGTGGACCGGGCCGACATGATCGTCCGCAAGGGCTTTCGCCCCGGTATCGACAGCTACTCCGCCTTCTTCGAGAACGACCACCAGACCCCCACCGGGCTGGAGGGCTACCTGCGCACGCGCGGGATCGAGAGCCTTGTCATGGTCGGCTTGGCGACGGATTTCTGCGTGGGCTTCAGCGCCATCGACGCGGCGCGGCTGGGGTTCGGCGTCACGGTGCGGCGCGACCTGACCCGGGCCATCGACCTCGACGGGTCGCTCGCCGCCTCGCTGGCCGCGATGCAAGAGGCCGGCGTCACGCTCGCCTAG
- the pncB gene encoding nicotinate phosphoribosyltransferase — protein sequence MDIATRVWNHKWKIDPIVRSLIDTDFYKLLMCQSVFRNRRDTQVTFSLINRTQSVPLAKLIDEGELREQLDHIRSLSLSRGESTWLRGNTFYGKRQMFRPDFMEWFEGLRLPAYHLERVGDQYELTFEGNWPEVMMWEIPALAVLMELRGRAVLHDMARFELQVLYARAMTKLWEKVERLRTVRELRIADFGTRRRHSFLWQDWCVQAMLEGLGPSFVGTSNCLIAKNRDLEAIGTNAHELPMVYAALADGDEALARAPYDVLADWHEEHDGNLRMILPDTYGTEGFLKRAPDWLAGWTGIRIDSGDPATGAEVAIRWWQERGEDPRKKLIIFSDGLDEEKILELYAQFAGRVRVSFGWGTLLTNDFRGLTPGDRLAPFSLVCKAISADGRPTVKLSDNPNKAMGPAEEIERYKRVFGVGQQDAMDVVV from the coding sequence ATGGACATCGCCACGCGAGTCTGGAACCACAAGTGGAAGATCGACCCGATCGTCCGGTCGCTGATCGACACGGATTTCTACAAGCTTCTGATGTGCCAGTCGGTCTTCCGCAACCGTCGCGACACGCAGGTGACCTTTTCGCTGATCAACCGGACGCAGTCCGTGCCGCTGGCCAAGCTGATCGACGAGGGCGAGCTGCGCGAGCAACTGGACCACATCCGCTCCCTGTCTTTGTCGCGCGGTGAAAGCACCTGGCTGCGCGGGAACACTTTCTACGGCAAGCGCCAGATGTTCCGCCCCGACTTCATGGAGTGGTTCGAGGGTCTGCGCCTGCCCGCCTACCATCTGGAACGTGTGGGCGATCAGTACGAACTGACCTTCGAAGGCAACTGGCCCGAGGTCATGATGTGGGAGATCCCGGCCCTTGCCGTGCTGATGGAACTGCGTGGCCGCGCCGTCCTGCACGACATGGCGCGCTTCGAGCTTCAGGTGCTTTATGCCCGCGCCATGACCAAGCTTTGGGAAAAGGTCGAGCGTCTGCGCACCGTACGGGAGCTGCGCATCGCCGATTTCGGCACGCGGCGGCGGCACTCGTTTCTCTGGCAGGACTGGTGCGTGCAGGCCATGCTGGAGGGGCTTGGCCCCAGCTTCGTCGGCACCTCCAACTGCCTGATCGCCAAGAACCGCGACCTCGAGGCGATTGGCACCAATGCGCACGAGTTGCCGATGGTCTACGCCGCGCTGGCCGATGGCGACGAGGCGCTGGCCCGCGCGCCCTACGACGTGCTCGCCGACTGGCACGAAGAGCACGACGGCAACCTGCGGATGATCCTGCCCGACACCTACGGCACCGAGGGCTTCCTGAAGCGCGCGCCCGACTGGCTGGCGGGCTGGACCGGTATCCGCATCGATTCGGGCGATCCGGCGACCGGGGCCGAGGTTGCGATCCGCTGGTGGCAGGAGCGCGGCGAGGACCCGCGCAAGAAGCTGATCATCTTCTCGGACGGGCTGGACGAGGAAAAGATCCTCGAGCTTTACGCCCAGTTCGCCGGACGGGTCCGGGTGTCCTTCGGCTGGGGCACGCTGTTGACCAACGACTTCCGCGGGTTGACGCCCGGCGACCGGTTGGCGCCCTTCAGCCTTGTCTGCAAGGCAATCAGCGCCGATGGCCGCCCGACGGTCAAGCTGTCGGACAACCCGAACAAGGCGATGGGTCCGGCGGAAGAGATCGAGCGTTACAAGCGCGTCTTCGGCGTTGGCCAGCAGGACGCGATGGACGTGGTGGTCTAG
- a CDS encoding quinoprotein dehydrogenase-associated SoxYZ-like carrier, which translates to MSRLPLIVVLLMVCLTLPALAGESWDAVRAQLYGERALNDGSDMIALDAPYRTDNDSRTQIAAMVQSPPGLLLGKVTLVLDENPMPVSAVFDLDQPQESFFFDVTMRVNGPTGLHVVAETTDGQLWVTEGFVKTSGQGACAAPPGTDPELALATLGNMGLEVDRLLPGGTGLAGLTSRLRRLDVDISHPSHSGMQMDQITLLYIPMRYVEDVQIDLDGAGYVDMTGSISLSENPRVGLSVPGKTRSVDVTMTDTKGTVTHASKDLAAF; encoded by the coding sequence ATGAGCAGACTGCCCCTGATCGTCGTGCTTTTGATGGTTTGCCTGACTCTTCCGGCGCTTGCGGGCGAAAGCTGGGATGCGGTACGCGCGCAACTATACGGCGAACGGGCGCTGAACGACGGGTCGGATATGATCGCGCTGGATGCCCCCTACCGGACCGACAACGATTCGCGCACGCAGATCGCCGCCATGGTGCAGTCGCCTCCGGGGCTGCTTTTGGGGAAGGTCACGCTGGTGCTGGACGAGAACCCGATGCCGGTCTCTGCGGTCTTCGACCTCGACCAGCCGCAGGAGAGCTTTTTCTTCGACGTGACGATGCGGGTGAACGGGCCGACCGGGCTGCACGTCGTCGCCGAAACCACCGATGGCCAGCTTTGGGTGACCGAAGGCTTCGTCAAGACCTCGGGTCAGGGCGCCTGCGCCGCGCCGCCGGGCACCGACCCCGAACTGGCGCTGGCCACGCTGGGCAACATGGGGCTGGAGGTCGACCGTCTGCTGCCCGGCGGCACCGGCCTTGCCGGGCTGACATCGCGGCTGCGGCGGCTGGACGTGGACATCTCGCACCCCTCGCATTCGGGCATGCAGATGGACCAGATCACGCTGCTGTATATCCCCATGCGCTATGTCGAGGACGTGCAGATCGACCTCGACGGCGCGGGCTACGTGGACATGACCGGCTCTATCTCGCTGTCCGAGAACCCGCGCGTGGGCCTGTCGGTGCCGGGCAAGACCCGGTCGGTGGACGTGACCATGACCGACACCAAGGGCACGGTGACACACGCGTCCAAGGACCTTGCCGCCTTCTGA
- a CDS encoding YncE family protein — protein MRWLSGSVRRAARLTRTARQAGHPGARCVAGWGLALGLLLGAGVASAERAYVTCQNGDALAVIDLDGGAAEQTWSVPGKPAGIAVGKGAVYTVAPDAKVVRRHDPDGTVAAEVTLDGGPIGTALDAARGRLFVTDWYNARLWVLDAATLEEQRVLETGAAPAGVALSRDGRWLATADRDADRVSLFDAETLELKHAVTVGTRPFGLRFGPGDGLFVGNVGSNDVSVVDPVVGTVTATIPVGERPYGVTFTRDRAFVSNQYENTVSVIDLETLTEMARVEVGEYPEGIDTTADETRIVVANWFDNTLSIIDASTAEVLDSVETCDGPRAFGNFLSGGGEG, from the coding sequence ATGCGCTGGTTGAGCGGTTCGGTGCGGCGGGCAGCTAGGCTGACCCGCACCGCGAGACAGGCCGGACACCCGGGCGCGCGCTGCGTGGCCGGGTGGGGCCTCGCGCTTGGCCTCTTGCTGGGTGCGGGCGTGGCGTCAGCAGAGCGGGCCTATGTCACCTGCCAGAACGGCGACGCGCTGGCGGTGATCGACCTCGACGGCGGGGCGGCGGAGCAGACCTGGTCGGTGCCCGGCAAACCCGCCGGGATCGCGGTGGGCAAGGGCGCGGTCTATACCGTCGCGCCGGACGCCAAGGTGGTCCGGCGCCACGACCCGGACGGCACCGTCGCCGCAGAGGTCACGCTGGACGGCGGCCCCATCGGCACGGCGCTGGACGCGGCGCGCGGTCGGCTCTTCGTCACTGACTGGTACAACGCCCGGCTATGGGTGCTGGACGCCGCAACGCTGGAAGAGCAGCGCGTGCTCGAGACAGGCGCGGCCCCGGCGGGCGTCGCCCTGTCGCGGGACGGGCGCTGGCTGGCCACGGCGGACCGCGACGCCGACCGCGTCTCGCTTTTCGACGCAGAAACGCTGGAGCTTAAGCACGCCGTGACCGTCGGCACCCGACCCTTTGGCCTGCGCTTCGGCCCCGGCGACGGGCTTTTCGTCGGCAATGTCGGCAGCAACGACGTCTCTGTCGTCGATCCGGTGGTGGGCACCGTCACCGCGACCATCCCGGTCGGCGAACGCCCCTACGGCGTCACCTTCACCCGCGACCGCGCCTTCGTCAGCAACCAGTACGAGAACACGGTCAGCGTCATCGACCTTGAAACCCTGACGGAAATGGCCCGCGTCGAGGTCGGCGAATATCCCGAGGGCATCGACACCACGGCGGACGAAACCCGCATCGTCGTGGCGAATTGGTTCGACAACACGCTCTCGATCATCGACGCAAGTACGGCAGAAGTGCTAGACTCGGTGGAAACCTGCGACGGCCCCCGCGCCTTTGGCAACTTTCTTTCTGGAGGAGGAGAGGGATGA
- a CDS encoding SRPBCC family protein encodes MQRRLFMMAATTALALPSLAMAHGPTRQKVTVTAEVAASPEEVWEAIGDFQDLTWHPAVVSQTGEGGNEIDATRVLHLSDQGADGPIISEVLYKYDAAKMTYSYRITDVAVEVLPVTNYSSHLTVKPLDGGGSLVEWRGAFYRGYPNNDPPAELNDEAAIAAVTGVYQAGLDALVERFGAAGS; translated from the coding sequence ATGCAAAGACGACTGTTCATGATGGCCGCGACCACGGCGCTGGCGCTGCCGTCGCTTGCCATGGCCCACGGGCCGACCCGCCAGAAGGTGACCGTCACCGCAGAGGTCGCGGCCTCTCCGGAAGAGGTCTGGGAGGCGATCGGCGACTTTCAGGACCTGACATGGCACCCGGCGGTGGTCTCGCAGACCGGCGAGGGCGGCAACGAGATCGACGCCACGCGGGTGCTGCACCTGTCGGATCAGGGCGCGGACGGGCCGATCATCTCGGAAGTGCTGTACAAGTACGATGCAGCGAAGATGACCTATTCCTACCGCATCACCGATGTCGCGGTAGAGGTCCTGCCCGTGACGAACTACTCCAGCCACCTGACGGTGAAGCCGCTGGACGGCGGCGGCTCTCTGGTGGAGTGGCGCGGCGCCTTCTACCGTGGCTACCCGAACAACGACCCGCCGGCAGAGCTGAACGACGAGGCCGCCATCGCCGCCGTCACCGGCGTCTATCAGGCGGGTCTGGATGCGCTGGTTGAGCGGTTCGGTGCGGCGGGCAGCTAG
- a CDS encoding ABC transporter substrate-binding protein, giving the protein MTLLAAVFCLAVSGQARALEVEAAVLRVDYQRLLPVSRYDVRPDDLGFAGAQLADEDNGTTGGFLGHTYNTRAVAVPPEEADAALETLLSEGVRLVVVLADGDDLLRLTDRAAEAGALVLNAQTPDNALRDDQCRANLLHVAPSNGMLTDAVAQYAVWKKWPEWFLLAGSNPADVALADSFRRSARKFGASITEDRTIEDTGGSRRSDSGHVQVQKQLPVETQGAEDHDVVMIADATDYFGHYVPFHLWTPRPAMGTAGLQPVSFHGAHEAWGATQFQTRFEALTLRRVRPEDYNTWLALRVIGEVVTRANTVDPDEMRAYALSDAFELAAFKGQKVTFRDWNGQLRQPILLYDGMITVSVSPQEGFLHQTSPLDTLGLDRPESACTAFN; this is encoded by the coding sequence ATGACGCTTCTGGCGGCAGTCTTCTGCCTTGCCGTTTCGGGACAGGCGCGGGCGCTCGAGGTCGAGGCCGCCGTCCTGCGCGTCGATTATCAGCGGCTTCTGCCGGTGTCGCGCTACGATGTCCGGCCGGACGATCTTGGCTTTGCCGGGGCGCAGCTTGCGGACGAGGACAACGGCACCACCGGCGGTTTCCTTGGCCATACCTACAACACCCGGGCCGTGGCGGTGCCGCCGGAAGAGGCCGATGCCGCGCTGGAAACGCTCCTGTCCGAGGGCGTCCGCCTTGTCGTGGTCCTGGCCGACGGAGACGACCTGCTGCGGCTGACCGATCGGGCGGCAGAGGCCGGGGCGCTGGTGCTGAACGCGCAGACGCCGGACAACGCCCTGCGCGACGACCAGTGTCGCGCGAACCTGCTGCATGTGGCGCCGTCGAACGGGATGCTCACCGACGCGGTGGCGCAATACGCGGTGTGGAAGAAGTGGCCCGAGTGGTTCCTGCTTGCCGGATCCAACCCCGCCGACGTGGCACTGGCCGACAGTTTCCGCCGCTCGGCGCGAAAGTTCGGCGCCTCGATCACCGAGGATCGCACCATCGAGGACACCGGCGGGTCGCGCCGCTCTGATTCCGGTCACGTTCAGGTGCAGAAACAACTGCCGGTCGAGACTCAGGGGGCCGAGGATCACGACGTGGTCATGATTGCCGACGCCACCGATTACTTCGGCCATTACGTGCCTTTCCACCTCTGGACGCCGCGCCCCGCGATGGGCACCGCCGGGCTGCAGCCGGTCAGCTTCCACGGCGCGCACGAGGCCTGGGGCGCGACGCAGTTCCAGACCCGCTTCGAGGCACTGACCCTGCGCCGTGTTCGCCCCGAGGATTACAACACATGGCTTGCCCTGCGCGTGATCGGAGAGGTCGTGACCCGCGCCAATACCGTCGACCCGGACGAGATGCGCGCCTATGCGCTGTCGGACGCCTTCGAACTGGCCGCCTTCAAGGGGCAGAAGGTCACCTTCCGCGACTGGAACGGCCAGTTGCGCCAGCCGATCCTGCTGTACGACGGCATGATCACCGTCAGCGTCAGCCCGCAGGAGGGCTTTCTGCACCAGACCTCGCCGCTCGACACGCTGGGACTCGACCGTCCCGAATCCGCCTGCACCGCCTTCAACTGA
- a CDS encoding YVTN family beta-propeller repeat protein — MKTALSALALAALTASPALANKAFVSNERGNTITVVDTETWEVIHEFDGGNRPRGITISPDGTKLYVCASDDNLVRVFDTETYEELQSLPSGPDPELFIIEPSGKRLYIANEDDNLVTVTDTETHTILAEVPVGVEPEGMGMSPDAKWVVNTSETTNMAHFIDTTDYTIKHNVLVDQRPRYAQYTADGTRLYVSSEIGGTVSVMDIAEDGTPTLVEKISFEVPGVLPEWLQPVGVKVTEDGSRVFVALGPANRVAVIDGETLEVLDYIITGQRVWQLAFTPDEKYLLTTNGNSNDITVIDVAAEKAIKSVQVGQQPWGVVVTPDP, encoded by the coding sequence ATGAAAACCGCCCTGTCCGCCCTGGCCCTTGCCGCCCTGACCGCCAGCCCCGCGCTGGCCAACAAGGCCTTCGTGTCGAACGAGCGCGGCAACACGATCACCGTCGTGGACACCGAGACATGGGAGGTCATCCACGAGTTCGACGGCGGCAACCGCCCGCGCGGGATCACCATCTCGCCGGACGGGACGAAGCTTTATGTCTGTGCGTCCGACGACAACCTCGTGCGGGTCTTCGACACCGAGACCTACGAAGAGTTGCAGAGCCTGCCCTCAGGGCCGGACCCGGAACTGTTCATCATCGAACCCTCGGGCAAGCGGCTTTATATCGCCAACGAGGACGACAACCTCGTGACCGTGACGGATACAGAGACGCACACCATCCTCGCCGAGGTCCCGGTGGGGGTGGAGCCCGAGGGCATGGGCATGTCGCCGGATGCGAAATGGGTGGTGAACACCTCGGAAACCACCAACATGGCGCATTTCATCGACACGACCGATTACACGATCAAGCACAACGTGCTGGTCGACCAGCGCCCGCGTTACGCGCAGTACACGGCGGACGGCACGCGGCTGTATGTGTCCTCCGAGATCGGCGGCACCGTGTCGGTCATGGACATCGCAGAGGACGGCACGCCGACGCTGGTCGAGAAGATCTCTTTCGAGGTGCCCGGCGTGCTGCCCGAGTGGCTGCAGCCCGTGGGCGTGAAGGTGACAGAGGACGGCAGCCGCGTCTTCGTCGCGCTTGGCCCCGCCAACCGGGTCGCGGTGATCGACGGTGAGACGCTGGAAGTGCTCGACTACATCATCACCGGGCAGCGCGTCTGGCAGTTGGCCTTCACCCCGGACGAGAAATACCTGCTGACCACCAACGGCAATTCCAACGACATCACGGTGATCGACGTCGCGGCCGAAAAGGCCATCAAGTCCGTTCAGGTCGGCCAGCAACCCTGGGGCGTGGTGGTCACACCCGACCCCTGA
- a CDS encoding PepSY domain-containing protein produces MKRLTTTLAAIALAAPLWAESHSGDMDEIPQETVDAIMAMLTEMECQMAPDDIEMEDDGGYELDDVICKGGNQFDIELDADLNEVGRRAE; encoded by the coding sequence ATGAAACGCCTGACCACCACCCTTGCCGCCATCGCCCTTGCCGCGCCGCTCTGGGCCGAAAGCCATTCCGGCGACATGGACGAGATCCCGCAGGAAACCGTCGATGCCATCATGGCGATGCTGACCGAGATGGAATGCCAGATGGCCCCCGACGACATCGAGATGGAAGACGACGGCGGCTACGAGCTTGACGATGTGATCTGCAAGGGCGGCAACCAGTTCGACATCGAGCTTGACGCCGACCTGAACGAAGTGGGCCGCCGCGCCGAGTGA
- a CDS encoding ABC transporter substrate-binding protein — MLDFIMRLGAVALAATLALPAAAQDLPVVRAATLKIGTVNWELETIVRNGLDEKHGFTLEMQPYADNGATRVAVEGGEADMAVADWIWVARQNAGGKDYTFIPYSKAVGGLLVPEGSEAQTLQDLAGGKIGIAGGPLDKSWLILRAYAQQEYGMDLAAETEQVFGAPPLIFKSGLSGEMNGAINFWHFLAKMKAAGMKELISVDEAGKALGLNTDTPLLGYYFKQGFLNENPGLAQAFFEASREAKDMLASDDAAWEAIRPMMNANNDAQFEALKTDWIAGIPARGPVDIEGANKMLALMNELGGEELVGDASEIPGGLFADVQ, encoded by the coding sequence ATGTTGGATTTCATCATGCGTCTGGGCGCCGTCGCGCTGGCGGCGACGCTGGCCCTGCCCGCCGCCGCGCAGGACCTGCCCGTGGTCCGCGCCGCCACGCTCAAGATCGGCACCGTGAACTGGGAACTGGAGACCATCGTCCGGAACGGGCTGGACGAGAAACACGGCTTCACGCTGGAAATGCAGCCCTATGCCGATAACGGCGCCACCCGCGTCGCCGTCGAGGGCGGCGAGGCCGACATGGCCGTGGCGGACTGGATCTGGGTCGCGCGCCAGAATGCGGGCGGCAAGGACTACACCTTCATTCCCTATTCCAAGGCTGTGGGCGGCCTCCTCGTGCCCGAAGGCAGCGAGGCGCAGACGCTTCAGGACCTCGCCGGGGGCAAGATCGGCATCGCGGGCGGGCCGCTGGACAAGTCGTGGCTGATCCTGCGGGCCTACGCGCAGCAGGAGTACGGCATGGACCTCGCCGCCGAGACCGAGCAGGTCTTTGGCGCGCCGCCGCTGATCTTCAAGTCCGGCCTCTCGGGCGAGATGAACGGCGCCATCAACTTCTGGCACTTCCTCGCCAAGATGAAGGCCGCCGGGATGAAGGAACTGATCTCGGTGGACGAGGCGGGCAAGGCGCTGGGCCTGAACACCGATACGCCGCTTCTGGGCTACTACTTCAAGCAGGGCTTTCTGAACGAGAATCCCGGTCTGGCGCAGGCCTTCTTCGAGGCCAGCCGCGAGGCGAAGGACATGCTCGCAAGCGACGACGCCGCGTGGGAGGCGATCCGTCCGATGATGAACGCTAACAACGACGCGCAGTTCGAAGCGCTCAAGACCGACTGGATCGCGGGCATCCCGGCGCGCGGGCCGGTCGACATCGAAGGCGCCAACAAGATGCTGGCGCTGATGAACGAGTTGGGCGGCGAGGAACTGGTGGGCGACGCCTCCGAGATCCCCGGCGGCCTCTTCGCCGACGTGCAATAA
- a CDS encoding ABC transporter permease: MTDTHAGTSALSLVGLLALWVVAAALTADPQILPQPWALVQPFLREASSGELPYHLGATLLRVVWAFALAMGLGIALGLVMGRSERVNRWLDPWLVIFLNLPALVLIVLCYLWIGLNETAAILAVTLNKIPNVATVVREGARALDPNLDAMARVYRMSALARFRHVTLPQLAPFITGAARAGIAVIWKIVLVVEFLGRSSGVGFQIHLYFQLFDVAMVLVYALSFIAVMLVVEWLVLQPWERRVRRWRQA, translated from the coding sequence ATGACCGACACCCACGCGGGCACCTCCGCCCTGTCGCTTGTCGGGCTGCTGGCGCTTTGGGTCGTGGCGGCGGCCCTGACCGCCGACCCGCAGATCCTGCCGCAGCCATGGGCGCTGGTGCAGCCCTTCCTGCGCGAGGCATCCTCGGGCGAACTGCCCTATCACCTTGGCGCGACGCTCTTGCGGGTGGTCTGGGCCTTCGCGCTGGCCATGGGGCTGGGGATTGCGCTGGGGCTGGTCATGGGGCGCTCGGAACGGGTGAACCGCTGGCTCGACCCGTGGCTGGTGATCTTCCTCAATCTGCCCGCGCTGGTCCTGATCGTGCTGTGCTACCTCTGGATCGGGCTGAACGAGACGGCGGCGATCCTTGCCGTGACGCTCAACAAGATCCCCAATGTCGCGACCGTGGTGCGCGAGGGCGCGCGGGCGCTGGACCCGAACCTCGACGCCATGGCGCGGGTCTACCGGATGTCGGCGCTTGCGCGGTTCCGGCATGTGACCCTGCCGCAGCTTGCGCCCTTCATCACCGGGGCCGCGCGGGCCGGAATCGCGGTGATCTGGAAGATCGTGCTGGTGGTCGAATTCCTTGGCCGCTCCTCGGGCGTCGGCTTTCAGATCCACCTTTATTTTCAGCTTTTCGACGTGGCCATGGTGCTGGTCTACGCGCTGTCCTTCATCGCCGTCATGCTGGTAGTCGAATGGCTGGTCCTGCAACCGTGGGAGCGCCGCGTGCGCCGCTGGAGGCAGGCGTGA
- a CDS encoding ABC transporter ATP-binding protein, whose product MIAVDVTSKRFGDTQVLGRVRFDVAPGETVALLGPSGIGKSTLLRIVAGIDGDYQGRVMRPDAMAIVFQEPTLLPWRSALDNLLLTQPGLDIPAAEAALERVGLAGKGDAFPGQLSLGQQRRLSLARAFSGRPAFLIMDEPFVSLDPEMAAQMIGLTEDLIAETRPATLFVTHARAEADRLADRVLVLSGQPATLEA is encoded by the coding sequence GTGATCGCGGTCGACGTCACCTCGAAACGCTTCGGGGACACGCAGGTTCTGGGCCGCGTGCGTTTCGACGTGGCGCCGGGGGAGACGGTGGCGCTGCTCGGCCCCTCGGGGATCGGCAAGTCGACGCTTTTGCGGATCGTGGCGGGGATAGACGGTGACTATCAGGGCCGGGTGATGCGCCCCGATGCCATGGCCATTGTCTTTCAGGAGCCGACGCTGCTGCCGTGGCGCTCTGCTCTGGACAACTTGCTTCTGACCCAGCCGGGGCTCGACATACCCGCTGCCGAGGCCGCGCTGGAGCGCGTCGGCCTTGCGGGCAAGGGCGATGCCTTTCCCGGCCAGCTGTCGCTGGGCCAGCAGCGGCGACTGTCGCTGGCGCGGGCTTTCTCCGGGCGCCCGGCCTTCCTGATCATGGACGAACCCTTCGTCTCGCTCGACCCCGAGATGGCCGCGCAGATGATCGGCCTGACCGAGGACCTGATCGCCGAAACCCGGCCCGCGACGCTCTTCGTCACCCATGCAAGGGCCGAGGCCGACCGCCTTGCCGACCGCGTGCTGGTGCTGTCGGGCCAGCCCGCCACGCTGGAGGCCTGA